In Arthrobacter sp. PAMC25284, a single genomic region encodes these proteins:
- a CDS encoding AMP-binding protein, with product MTIQLDLARVPFAADLARYGDSPAILTRSGILSYQELADRVTALARRLGPVRRLVALAAANDVDSLVAYLAALESGHPLIVVPADKPSALDAVLSVYDPDVVLRSRAGAAGFDERRPGTAHELHPDLALLLSTSGSTGSPKLVRLSHANVQSNAEAIADYLGIGPGDRAATTLPMSYSYGLSVINSHLLRGAGLVLTEHSVVDPCFWDLFRSAGATSFAAVPYTFELLERVGFAGMDLPRLRYVTQAGGRLDPDTVHSFAELGPPPRLEPFRDVRRHGGDRPDGLPPAGPGDHSAPDHRYPGAWRVLPD from the coding sequence GTGACCATTCAGCTTGACCTCGCCCGGGTCCCTTTTGCCGCCGACCTCGCGCGCTACGGAGACTCCCCCGCTATCCTCACCCGCTCTGGCATCCTTTCGTACCAGGAACTCGCCGACCGTGTTACTGCGCTGGCCCGGCGGCTGGGGCCGGTCCGCCGGCTCGTTGCCCTGGCCGCCGCCAATGACGTCGACTCTCTCGTCGCCTATCTTGCCGCCCTCGAATCCGGACACCCGCTGATCGTCGTCCCTGCGGATAAGCCCTCCGCACTTGACGCGGTTTTGTCCGTCTACGACCCCGACGTCGTCCTCCGCTCCCGTGCCGGGGCGGCCGGGTTCGACGAACGGCGCCCCGGCACCGCGCATGAGCTGCATCCGGATCTCGCGCTGCTGCTAAGCACGTCCGGCTCCACCGGCTCCCCTAAACTCGTGCGCCTCTCACATGCCAATGTGCAGTCCAACGCCGAGGCCATCGCCGACTACCTCGGCATAGGTCCCGGAGACCGGGCGGCGACGACACTGCCGATGTCCTACTCCTACGGATTGTCGGTCATCAACAGCCATCTGCTCCGCGGCGCAGGGCTGGTCCTCACCGAACACTCCGTTGTGGATCCCTGTTTCTGGGACCTGTTCCGCAGCGCGGGAGCAACCTCGTTCGCGGCGGTCCCCTACACCTTCGAGCTGCTGGAACGGGTGGGGTTTGCCGGTATGGACCTGCCCAGACTCCGCTACGTCACCCAGGCCGGGGGCCGGCTGGATCCGGACACGGTGCACAGTTTCGCCGAGCTGGGGCCGCCGCCGAGGCTGGAACCTTTTCGTGATGTACGGCGCCACGGAGGCGACCGCCCGGATGGCCTACCTCCCGCCGGACCTGGCGACCACAGTGCCCCAGACCATCGGTATCCCGGTGCCTGGCGGGTCCTTCCGGATTGA
- a CDS encoding endonuclease/exonuclease/phosphatase family protein, with the protein MRVISYNLRKHKASGELVDLARDFNIDALCLQECDTADLPETIGDLHLADSTKGNRLGLAIYYRQTRFTAFDTKTFALKKSLHDRVLAPAHERLIGTHVIDNETDHGLVIASFHAAPLTASNSLRRNQIHAAHAELLSMGGGLMSLMVGDFNYPFFTKSLTAQMKDAGYDLSLSDRRTYTRYKVFKGHFDFATSQGLVIDSVETLPRGASDHLPILVSAEYGLAAENGAGPYDG; encoded by the coding sequence ATCCGAGTCATTAGCTACAACCTCCGCAAGCACAAAGCCAGTGGTGAGCTGGTTGACCTGGCACGGGATTTCAACATCGATGCGTTGTGCCTGCAGGAGTGCGATACCGCGGACCTGCCGGAGACCATTGGTGACCTGCACTTGGCCGATTCCACGAAGGGGAACCGGCTGGGCCTGGCCATCTACTACCGCCAGACGCGCTTCACCGCCTTCGACACCAAGACGTTCGCGCTGAAGAAGTCACTGCACGACCGCGTCCTGGCCCCGGCGCATGAGCGGCTCATCGGCACGCACGTCATCGACAACGAGACGGACCACGGCCTCGTGATCGCGTCCTTCCACGCCGCACCTCTAACGGCATCGAATTCGCTGAGGCGCAACCAGATCCATGCCGCCCACGCCGAGCTGCTGAGCATGGGCGGCGGCCTCATGTCGCTGATGGTCGGTGACTTCAATTATCCGTTCTTCACCAAGTCGCTCACCGCGCAAATGAAGGACGCCGGCTACGACCTCTCGCTCAGCGACCGCCGGACCTACACCCGGTACAAAGTCTTTAAGGGCCATTTTGACTTTGCCACGTCCCAGGGACTGGTGATCGACAGTGTGGAGACGCTGCCGCGCGGTGCGTCGGACCATCTGCCCATCCTGGTTTCCGCCGAATACGGGCTCGCCGCAGAGAACGGCGCCGGGCCGTACGACGGCTGA
- a CDS encoding thioesterase family protein — protein sequence MTAELPVLAEGDFYYEVLGQGRFRSTVHAQGAWNEHEQHMAPASGIMADCLARHEPRDDMRMARLSYEILGLIPGGEFTVVTSTLRPGRTIELLQAELVAGGRVAIRATAWRMIVSDTSAIAAVEDPRIPAPEDCKPYDAAVIWPGGYIASLQMRIAEGHRAGSGTVWLRTDYALTDRADSGDLARLIGLVDTANGIAARVPPGKGSYAFPNLDLQIHMYRRPEGEWLGLNNEVSFGADGIGLTSTVLHDLAGPFGRAEQILTLRRS from the coding sequence TTGACTGCTGAACTACCGGTTTTGGCCGAGGGCGATTTCTACTACGAAGTGCTGGGGCAGGGGCGGTTCCGTTCGACCGTCCACGCCCAGGGTGCCTGGAACGAGCATGAGCAGCATATGGCTCCCGCCTCCGGCATCATGGCTGACTGCCTCGCCCGGCATGAGCCGCGGGACGACATGCGGATGGCGCGTTTGAGCTATGAAATCCTGGGGCTCATCCCCGGCGGGGAATTTACTGTCGTCACCAGCACGCTTCGGCCGGGCCGGACCATTGAGCTGCTCCAGGCCGAGCTCGTGGCCGGCGGCCGCGTCGCGATCCGCGCCACGGCCTGGCGGATGATCGTGTCGGACACCTCCGCGATCGCCGCCGTCGAAGACCCCCGGATCCCCGCGCCGGAGGACTGCAAACCCTACGACGCCGCCGTCATCTGGCCCGGCGGGTACATCGCCTCGCTGCAGATGCGCATCGCCGAGGGCCACCGGGCCGGCTCGGGCACAGTCTGGCTGCGGACGGACTATGCGCTGACGGACCGCGCGGACAGCGGTGACCTGGCCCGACTGATCGGTCTCGTCGATACCGCCAACGGAATTGCGGCCCGCGTCCCGCCGGGCAAGGGCAGCTACGCCTTCCCCAACCTGGACCTGCAGATCCATATGTACCGGCGTCCGGAGGGGGAGTGGCTGGGCCTGAACAATGAGGTTTCTTTCGGTGCCGACGGCATCGGGCTCACCTCAACGGTGCTGCACGACCTCGCCGGCCCGTTCGGCCGGGCCGAGCAGATCCTGACCCTGCGCCGGAGCTAA
- a CDS encoding DUF2177 family protein, whose amino-acid sequence MVILQFLVVAAAFAVIDSIWLTTMSGFYRSNLGHLMADKPNLGYAVVFYAIYIAGIVFFALRPSLDGGSWLSALGYGAALGAFAYATYDLTNAATLRNWPLTIIIVDILWGAALTGLATVAGWLVFHRN is encoded by the coding sequence ATGGTTATTTTGCAGTTTCTCGTCGTCGCCGCAGCGTTCGCAGTTATCGATTCGATCTGGCTAACGACAATGAGCGGTTTCTACCGCAGCAATCTGGGCCATCTCATGGCGGACAAGCCCAATCTAGGCTACGCCGTTGTGTTCTATGCGATCTACATCGCCGGGATCGTCTTCTTCGCCCTGCGTCCGTCCCTCGACGGCGGCAGCTGGCTGTCAGCCCTCGGCTACGGAGCCGCGCTGGGAGCCTTTGCCTACGCCACCTATGACTTGACCAACGCCGCGACCCTGCGGAACTGGCCGCTGACCATCATTATTGTCGACATCCTGTGGGGAGCCGCGCTGACCGGCCTGGCGACAGTCGCCGGCTGGCTCGTGTTTCACCGGAATTAG